In one window of Acanthopagrus latus isolate v.2019 chromosome 15, fAcaLat1.1, whole genome shotgun sequence DNA:
- the LOC119033909 gene encoding CMRF35-like molecule 3 isoform X2 — protein sequence MTFLYIPHLILAGLVGIHCDIITVSKVSVKARGSISIPCLYEPRYRDRVKYLCVGKHWPSCKKVVKTNKPHDLGKFLIFDDKTRNIFTVTVKDLTEMNTGYWCAVELKLKADIRTRFQLSVTTGERVLYVDRQEVEAFEDGSVTVICRYNEDPKVTGWCRLGNPSCVTDQTGAIDGTTVTIDAGVPKVFNVTMSELRTESSGWYWCTNGDFQVPVKVIVDESTSTTATASTMIPRTASSLPATIQHSSLLTSAEPHTAQATTSTVNGSGEETLQDEHRSSTLMTILIHTFIVLLLLVPAAVLGWYMIRRGKTKPEGSDMTVVRYSNDSQTGGDPDVYYSTIGHNQHVAAQKKHQTPEDTVIYSTTVMRDSVQQMTEPADGSVIYSNLQ from the exons ATGACTTTTCTATATATTCCTCACCTAATACTTGCTGGACTTGTGG gAATTCACTGTGACATTATTACAGTGAGTAAAGTGTCAGTCAAGGCCAGAGGCTCCATCTCTATCCCCTGTCTCTATGAGCCACGCTACAGAGACCGTGTGAAATACTTGTGTGTAGGAAAGCACTGGCCCTCATGCAAAAAGGTAGTTAAGACAAACAAGCCACATGATTTAGGTAAGTTTTTAATTTTCGATGACAAAACAcgaaacattttcacagtgacTGTTAAGGATCTGACAGAGATGAACACTGGTTACTGGTGTGCTGTGGAATTGAAACTGAAAGCTGATATCAGAACACGTTTTCAGCTGTCGGTCACCACAG GTGAGCGAGTTCTGTATGTGGACAGGCAGGAAGTTGAGGCATTTGAAGACGGAAGTGTTACTGTCATCTGTCGCTATAATGAAGATCCAAAAGTAACAGGGTGGTGCAGGCTGGGTAACCCCAGCTGTGTGACGGATCAGACTGGAGCAATTGATGGAACAACAGTGACCATCGATGCAGGTGTCCCAAAAGTTTTCAATGTGACCATGAGTGAGctgaggacagagagcagcGGCTGGTATTGGTGCACCAATGGAGACTTTCAGGTCCCAGTGAAAGTAATTGTTGATGAGTCAACCTCAACTACTGCAACAGCATCTACAATGATCCCCAGGACAGCAA GTTCACTTCCAGCCACTATCCAGCATTCCTCCCTGCTTACCAGTGCAGAGCCACATACAGCTCAGGCCACAACCTCCACCGTAAATGGCTCAGGTGAAGAGACTCTGCAAGATGAACACAGGAG TTCCACTCTAATGACGATTCTCATCCACACCTTCATCGTACTACTGTTGCTTGTTCCTGCTGCCGTACTGGGATGGTATATGATAAGACGTG GTAAGACCAAACCTGAGGGCTCTGACATGACTGTGGTGAGATATAGCAAT GACTCTCAAACTGGGGGTGATCCTGATGTTTACTACTCAACCATTGGTCATAATCAACATGTGGCAGCCCAGAAGAAG CACCAGACACCTGAGGACACTGTGATATACAGTACCACTGTCATGAGGGATAGTGTGCAACAAATG ACTGAACCAGCAGATGGTAGTGTGATATACAGCAACCTACAGTAG
- the LOC119033909 gene encoding CMRF35-like molecule 3 isoform X4, with amino-acid sequence MTFLYIPHLILAGLVGIHCDIITVSKVSVKARGSISIPCLYEPRYRDRVKYLCVGKHWPSCKKVVKTNKPHDLGKFLIFDDKTRNIFTVTVKDLTEMNTGYWCAVELKLKADIRTRFQLSVTTGERVLYVDRQEVEAFEDGSVTVICRYNEDPKVTGWCRLGNPSCVTDQTGAIDGTTVTIDAGVPKVFNVTMSELRTESSGWYWCTNGDFQVPVKVIVDESTSTTATASTMIPRTASSLPATIQHSSLLTSAEPHTAQATTSTVNGSGEETLQDEHRSSTLMTILIHTFIVLLLLVPAAVLGWYMIRRGKTKPEGSDMTVDSQTGGDPDVYYSTIGHNQHVAAQKKHQTPEDTVIYSTTVMRDSVQQMTEPADGSVIYSNLQ; translated from the exons ATGACTTTTCTATATATTCCTCACCTAATACTTGCTGGACTTGTGG gAATTCACTGTGACATTATTACAGTGAGTAAAGTGTCAGTCAAGGCCAGAGGCTCCATCTCTATCCCCTGTCTCTATGAGCCACGCTACAGAGACCGTGTGAAATACTTGTGTGTAGGAAAGCACTGGCCCTCATGCAAAAAGGTAGTTAAGACAAACAAGCCACATGATTTAGGTAAGTTTTTAATTTTCGATGACAAAACAcgaaacattttcacagtgacTGTTAAGGATCTGACAGAGATGAACACTGGTTACTGGTGTGCTGTGGAATTGAAACTGAAAGCTGATATCAGAACACGTTTTCAGCTGTCGGTCACCACAG GTGAGCGAGTTCTGTATGTGGACAGGCAGGAAGTTGAGGCATTTGAAGACGGAAGTGTTACTGTCATCTGTCGCTATAATGAAGATCCAAAAGTAACAGGGTGGTGCAGGCTGGGTAACCCCAGCTGTGTGACGGATCAGACTGGAGCAATTGATGGAACAACAGTGACCATCGATGCAGGTGTCCCAAAAGTTTTCAATGTGACCATGAGTGAGctgaggacagagagcagcGGCTGGTATTGGTGCACCAATGGAGACTTTCAGGTCCCAGTGAAAGTAATTGTTGATGAGTCAACCTCAACTACTGCAACAGCATCTACAATGATCCCCAGGACAGCAA GTTCACTTCCAGCCACTATCCAGCATTCCTCCCTGCTTACCAGTGCAGAGCCACATACAGCTCAGGCCACAACCTCCACCGTAAATGGCTCAGGTGAAGAGACTCTGCAAGATGAACACAGGAG TTCCACTCTAATGACGATTCTCATCCACACCTTCATCGTACTACTGTTGCTTGTTCCTGCTGCCGTACTGGGATGGTATATGATAAGACGTG GTAAGACCAAACCTGAGGGCTCTGACATGACTGTG GACTCTCAAACTGGGGGTGATCCTGATGTTTACTACTCAACCATTGGTCATAATCAACATGTGGCAGCCCAGAAGAAG CACCAGACACCTGAGGACACTGTGATATACAGTACCACTGTCATGAGGGATAGTGTGCAACAAATG ACTGAACCAGCAGATGGTAGTGTGATATACAGCAACCTACAGTAG
- the LOC119033909 gene encoding CMRF35-like molecule 3 isoform X1: MTFLYIPHLILAGLVGIHCDIITVSKVSVKARGSISIPCLYEPRYRDRVKYLCVGKHWPSCKKVVKTNKPHDLGKFLIFDDKTRNIFTVTVKDLTEMNTGYWCAVELKLKADIRTRFQLSVTTGERVLYVDRQEVEAFEDGSVTVICRYNEDPKVTGWCRLGNPSCVTDQTGAIDGTTVTIDAGVPKVFNVTMSELRTESSGWYWCTNGDFQVPVKVIVDESTSTTATASTMIPRTASSLPATIQHSSLLTSAEPHTAQATTSTVNGSGEETLQDEHRSSTLMTILIHTFIVLLLLVPAAVLGWYMIRRGKTKPEGSDMTVVRYSNDSQTGGDPDVYYSTIGHNQHVAAQKKQHQTPEDTVIYSTTVMRDSVQQMTEPADGSVIYSNLQ; this comes from the exons ATGACTTTTCTATATATTCCTCACCTAATACTTGCTGGACTTGTGG gAATTCACTGTGACATTATTACAGTGAGTAAAGTGTCAGTCAAGGCCAGAGGCTCCATCTCTATCCCCTGTCTCTATGAGCCACGCTACAGAGACCGTGTGAAATACTTGTGTGTAGGAAAGCACTGGCCCTCATGCAAAAAGGTAGTTAAGACAAACAAGCCACATGATTTAGGTAAGTTTTTAATTTTCGATGACAAAACAcgaaacattttcacagtgacTGTTAAGGATCTGACAGAGATGAACACTGGTTACTGGTGTGCTGTGGAATTGAAACTGAAAGCTGATATCAGAACACGTTTTCAGCTGTCGGTCACCACAG GTGAGCGAGTTCTGTATGTGGACAGGCAGGAAGTTGAGGCATTTGAAGACGGAAGTGTTACTGTCATCTGTCGCTATAATGAAGATCCAAAAGTAACAGGGTGGTGCAGGCTGGGTAACCCCAGCTGTGTGACGGATCAGACTGGAGCAATTGATGGAACAACAGTGACCATCGATGCAGGTGTCCCAAAAGTTTTCAATGTGACCATGAGTGAGctgaggacagagagcagcGGCTGGTATTGGTGCACCAATGGAGACTTTCAGGTCCCAGTGAAAGTAATTGTTGATGAGTCAACCTCAACTACTGCAACAGCATCTACAATGATCCCCAGGACAGCAA GTTCACTTCCAGCCACTATCCAGCATTCCTCCCTGCTTACCAGTGCAGAGCCACATACAGCTCAGGCCACAACCTCCACCGTAAATGGCTCAGGTGAAGAGACTCTGCAAGATGAACACAGGAG TTCCACTCTAATGACGATTCTCATCCACACCTTCATCGTACTACTGTTGCTTGTTCCTGCTGCCGTACTGGGATGGTATATGATAAGACGTG GTAAGACCAAACCTGAGGGCTCTGACATGACTGTGGTGAGATATAGCAAT GACTCTCAAACTGGGGGTGATCCTGATGTTTACTACTCAACCATTGGTCATAATCAACATGTGGCAGCCCAGAAGAAG CAGCACCAGACACCTGAGGACACTGTGATATACAGTACCACTGTCATGAGGGATAGTGTGCAACAAATG ACTGAACCAGCAGATGGTAGTGTGATATACAGCAACCTACAGTAG
- the polh gene encoding DNA polymerase eta has product MEYGKERVVALVDMDCFYVQVEQRLNPALKNTPCVVAQYKTWKGGSIIAVSYEARAHGVTRNMWVDDAKAKCSDLQVARVRESHGKADLTHYREASVEVIEVMSRFAVIERASIDEAYMDLTAAVQQRLKSVADKQIDPRLLRTTYVQGYPQSSPEQDPAQDAALDKEEQRSRGLQQWLESLPDSLLGEQSSAELQLTMGALIVEEMRAAVEKHTGFRCSAGISHNKVLAKLACGLNKPNRQTILPLDSVTELFNSLPIGKIRNLGGKMGASITETLGVQNMGDLTRFSQAQLGQHFGEKTGQWLYDLCRGIEFEAVKPRQLPKSIGCSKNFPGKTSLATKEQVQYWLHQLALELEERLTKDREANGRVAKLLTVGVRQLGDKRPSSFSRCCALVRYEATKLSSDSFAIIKSLNTAGNQQAAWTPPLTLLHLSASKFSDAPSAGGITGFLSSDVTSTQSVSSTTQSPTQPPTELKKDSTCKQPGTIQSFFQKAAEKQRQRCTKDEEDDGAGSTGSLLSFSSAADTQLETDTNYPESSLPVISHSKNASASPHSGISSFFHKKSLERSLEASVSTSNKPGPLNEEDSEDTVAAVSEPTSHQSLYEKSENEPDTDPDRNHHPPSVAREDLLNCERCGQEVAVWDMPEHNDYHFAQDLQKSLSSSTGSANISASSSTMSSSSLTPLRVGADGTAQSSRGKTKPRGQSGPQSKRPRSQGGNTGTLDSFFKRR; this is encoded by the exons ATGGAGTATGGAAAGGAGAGAGTGGTGGCGCTGGTGGACATGGACTGTTTTTACGTGCAGGTGGAGCAGAGGCTCAATCCGGCCCTGAAGAACACCCCTTGCGTGGTGGCCCAGTACAAGACGTGGAAAGGAGGCAG TATCATAGCTGTGAGCTACGAGGCCAGAGCCCATGGTGTCACCAGGAACATGTGGGTGGACGATGCAAAGGCAAAATGCTCAGATCTCCAGGTGGCACGAGTGCGTGAGTCCCATGGCAAAGCAGACCTGACACA TTACAGGGAGGCCAGTGTGGAGGTGATTGAGGTGATGTCTCGCTTTGCTGTGATTGAGAGAGCCAGCATTGATGAGGCCTACATGGATCTGACGGCGGCAGTTCAGCAGCGGCTCAAAAGCGTGGCCGACAAACAAATTGATCCTCGCCTGCTGAGGACAACCTACGTCCAGGGGTACCCACAAAGCTCACCTGAACAGGACCCTGCACAAGATGCTGCGTTGGACAAAG AGGAACAGAGGTCCAGAGGTCTCCAGCAGTGGCTGGAATCGTTACCTGACTCTTTACTAGGGGAGCAGAGCTCTGCTGAACTGCAGCTAACTATGGGTGCACTCATTGTGGAGGAAATGAGGGCAGctgtggagaaacacacaggcTTCCGCTGTTCAGCCGGAATATCACACAACAAA GTATTGGCCAAACTTGCCTGCGGTCTGAACAAACCCAACCGGCAAACCATTCTTCCTTTGGACTCTGTGACAGAACTTTTCAACTCTCTACCCATCGGCAAGAT CCGTAACCTGGGGGGTAAGATGGGAGCCTCCATTACAGAAACTCTGGGAGTACAGAACATGGGAGATCTGACTCGTTTCTCTCAGGCCCAACTGGGACAGCACTTTGGAGAAAAGACAGG CCAGTGGCTGTATGACTTATGTCGAGGGATTGAGTTTGAAGCAGTGAAGCCCAGACAGCTTCCTAAGTCCATAGGCTGCAGTAAAAACTTCCCTGGGAAGACATCGCTGGCTACGAAAGAGCAG GTACAGTATTGGCTTCATCAGCTGGCCCTCGAGCTAGAGGAGAGGCTGACCAAGGACAGAGAAGCG AACGGTCGAGTGGCTAAGTTGTTGACAGTTGGTGTACGTCAGCTCGGGGACAAGAGGCCGAGCAGCTTCTCTCGCTGTTGTGCTTTAGTGCGCTATGAGGCGACCAAACTATCCAGTGACAGCTTCGCCATCATCAAGAGCCTCAACACGGCAGGAAACCAGCAGGCAGCATG GACTCCACCCCTCACGCTGCTACACCTGTCAGCTAGCAAGTTCAGTGACGCTCCATCTGCAGGGGGAATCACTGGCTTTctttccagtgatgtcacttcaACGCAGAGTGTTAGCTCCACCACTCAGTCCCCCACCCAGCCACCCACTGAATTGAAAAAAGACTCGACATGCAAACAACCTGGCACCATCCAGTCCTTCTTTCAAaaggcagcagagaaacaaagacagaggtGTACaaaagatgaggaggatgatggtgCTGGCTCCACAGGAAGTCTCttatctttctcctctgctgctgataCTCAGCTGGAGACAGATACCAATTACCCTGAATCTTCCCTTCCAGTTATTTCCCACTCTAAAAATGCTTCAGCGAGTCCCCATTCTggcatttcctctttctttcacaaGAAGAGCCTTGAAAGAAGCTTAGAGGCCTCAGTCTCCACATCGAACAAGCCTGGACCTTTAAATGAAGAAGACTCTGAAGACACTGTGGCGGCTGTGTCCGAGCCAACATCACACCAGTCACTGTATGAAAAGTCAGAGAATGAACCGGACACTGATCCAGATCGAAACCACCATCCTCCCAGTGTGGCCAGAGAAGACCTGTTGAACTGTGAACGCTGTGGCCAGGAGGTGGCCGTCTGGGACATGCCTGAACACAATGACTATCACTTTGCCCAGGACCTCCAGAAGTCACTCTCCTCATCAACAGGTTCAGCAAACATCTCTGCCTCTTCATCCACCATGTCCTCTTCATCTCTAACTCCTCTGAGAGTGGGAGCAGATGGCACAGCTCAGTCCTCCAGGGGCAAGACAAAACCAAGAGGCCAGTCAGGACCCCAGTCAAAAAGACCTCGCTCCCAGGGGGGAAACACCGGCACTCtggattctttttttaagaGGCGCTGA
- the LOC119033909 gene encoding CMRF35-like molecule 3 isoform X5, whose amino-acid sequence MTFLYIPHLILAGLVGIHCDIITVSKVSVKARGSISIPCLYEPRYRDRVKYLCVGKHWPSCKKDLTEMNTGYWCAVELKLKADIRTRFQLSVTTGERVLYVDRQEVEAFEDGSVTVICRYNEDPKVTGWCRLGNPSCVTDQTGAIDGTTVTIDAGVPKVFNVTMSELRTESSGWYWCTNGDFQVPVKVIVDESTSTTATASTMIPRTASSLPATIQHSSLLTSAEPHTAQATTSTVNGSGEETLQDEHRSSTLMTILIHTFIVLLLLVPAAVLGWYMIRRGKTKPEGSDMTVVRYSNDSQTGGDPDVYYSTIGHNQHVAAQKKQHQTPEDTVIYSTTVMRDSVQQMTEPADGSVIYSNLQ is encoded by the exons ATGACTTTTCTATATATTCCTCACCTAATACTTGCTGGACTTGTGG gAATTCACTGTGACATTATTACAGTGAGTAAAGTGTCAGTCAAGGCCAGAGGCTCCATCTCTATCCCCTGTCTCTATGAGCCACGCTACAGAGACCGTGTGAAATACTTGTGTGTAGGAAAGCACTGGCCCTCATGCAAAAAG GATCTGACAGAGATGAACACTGGTTACTGGTGTGCTGTGGAATTGAAACTGAAAGCTGATATCAGAACACGTTTTCAGCTGTCGGTCACCACAG GTGAGCGAGTTCTGTATGTGGACAGGCAGGAAGTTGAGGCATTTGAAGACGGAAGTGTTACTGTCATCTGTCGCTATAATGAAGATCCAAAAGTAACAGGGTGGTGCAGGCTGGGTAACCCCAGCTGTGTGACGGATCAGACTGGAGCAATTGATGGAACAACAGTGACCATCGATGCAGGTGTCCCAAAAGTTTTCAATGTGACCATGAGTGAGctgaggacagagagcagcGGCTGGTATTGGTGCACCAATGGAGACTTTCAGGTCCCAGTGAAAGTAATTGTTGATGAGTCAACCTCAACTACTGCAACAGCATCTACAATGATCCCCAGGACAGCAA GTTCACTTCCAGCCACTATCCAGCATTCCTCCCTGCTTACCAGTGCAGAGCCACATACAGCTCAGGCCACAACCTCCACCGTAAATGGCTCAGGTGAAGAGACTCTGCAAGATGAACACAGGAG TTCCACTCTAATGACGATTCTCATCCACACCTTCATCGTACTACTGTTGCTTGTTCCTGCTGCCGTACTGGGATGGTATATGATAAGACGTG GTAAGACCAAACCTGAGGGCTCTGACATGACTGTGGTGAGATATAGCAAT GACTCTCAAACTGGGGGTGATCCTGATGTTTACTACTCAACCATTGGTCATAATCAACATGTGGCAGCCCAGAAGAAG CAGCACCAGACACCTGAGGACACTGTGATATACAGTACCACTGTCATGAGGGATAGTGTGCAACAAATG ACTGAACCAGCAGATGGTAGTGTGATATACAGCAACCTACAGTAG
- the LOC119033909 gene encoding CMRF35-like molecule 3 isoform X3 — translation MTFLYIPHLILAGLVGIHCDIITVSKVSVKARGSISIPCLYEPRYRDRVKYLCVGKHWPSCKKVVKTNKPHDLGKFLIFDDKTRNIFTVTVKDLTEMNTGYWCAVELKLKADIRTRFQLSVTTGERVLYVDRQEVEAFEDGSVTVICRYNEDPKVTGWCRLGNPSCVTDQTGAIDGTTVTIDAGVPKVFNVTMSELRTESSGWYWCTNGDFQVPVKVIVDESTSTTATASTMIPRTASSLPATIQHSSLLTSAEPHTAQATTSTVNGSGEETLQDEHRSSTLMTILIHTFIVLLLLVPAAVLGWYMIRRGKTKPEGSDMTVDSQTGGDPDVYYSTIGHNQHVAAQKKQHQTPEDTVIYSTTVMRDSVQQMTEPADGSVIYSNLQ, via the exons ATGACTTTTCTATATATTCCTCACCTAATACTTGCTGGACTTGTGG gAATTCACTGTGACATTATTACAGTGAGTAAAGTGTCAGTCAAGGCCAGAGGCTCCATCTCTATCCCCTGTCTCTATGAGCCACGCTACAGAGACCGTGTGAAATACTTGTGTGTAGGAAAGCACTGGCCCTCATGCAAAAAGGTAGTTAAGACAAACAAGCCACATGATTTAGGTAAGTTTTTAATTTTCGATGACAAAACAcgaaacattttcacagtgacTGTTAAGGATCTGACAGAGATGAACACTGGTTACTGGTGTGCTGTGGAATTGAAACTGAAAGCTGATATCAGAACACGTTTTCAGCTGTCGGTCACCACAG GTGAGCGAGTTCTGTATGTGGACAGGCAGGAAGTTGAGGCATTTGAAGACGGAAGTGTTACTGTCATCTGTCGCTATAATGAAGATCCAAAAGTAACAGGGTGGTGCAGGCTGGGTAACCCCAGCTGTGTGACGGATCAGACTGGAGCAATTGATGGAACAACAGTGACCATCGATGCAGGTGTCCCAAAAGTTTTCAATGTGACCATGAGTGAGctgaggacagagagcagcGGCTGGTATTGGTGCACCAATGGAGACTTTCAGGTCCCAGTGAAAGTAATTGTTGATGAGTCAACCTCAACTACTGCAACAGCATCTACAATGATCCCCAGGACAGCAA GTTCACTTCCAGCCACTATCCAGCATTCCTCCCTGCTTACCAGTGCAGAGCCACATACAGCTCAGGCCACAACCTCCACCGTAAATGGCTCAGGTGAAGAGACTCTGCAAGATGAACACAGGAG TTCCACTCTAATGACGATTCTCATCCACACCTTCATCGTACTACTGTTGCTTGTTCCTGCTGCCGTACTGGGATGGTATATGATAAGACGTG GTAAGACCAAACCTGAGGGCTCTGACATGACTGTG GACTCTCAAACTGGGGGTGATCCTGATGTTTACTACTCAACCATTGGTCATAATCAACATGTGGCAGCCCAGAAGAAG CAGCACCAGACACCTGAGGACACTGTGATATACAGTACCACTGTCATGAGGGATAGTGTGCAACAAATG ACTGAACCAGCAGATGGTAGTGTGATATACAGCAACCTACAGTAG
- the LOC119033909 gene encoding uncharacterized protein LOC119033909 isoform X6, producing the protein MQKVTVKDLTEMNTGYWCAVELKLKADIRTRFQLSVTTGERVLYVDRQEVEAFEDGSVTVICRYNEDPKVTGWCRLGNPSCVTDQTGAIDGTTVTIDAGVPKVFNVTMSELRTESSGWYWCTNGDFQVPVKVIVDESTSTTATASTMIPRTASSLPATIQHSSLLTSAEPHTAQATTSTVNGSGEETLQDEHRSSTLMTILIHTFIVLLLLVPAAVLGWYMIRRGKTKPEGSDMTVVRYSNDSQTGGDPDVYYSTIGHNQHVAAQKKQHQTPEDTVIYSTTVMRDSVQQMTEPADGSVIYSNLQ; encoded by the exons ATGCAAAAAG tgacTGTTAAGGATCTGACAGAGATGAACACTGGTTACTGGTGTGCTGTGGAATTGAAACTGAAAGCTGATATCAGAACACGTTTTCAGCTGTCGGTCACCACAG GTGAGCGAGTTCTGTATGTGGACAGGCAGGAAGTTGAGGCATTTGAAGACGGAAGTGTTACTGTCATCTGTCGCTATAATGAAGATCCAAAAGTAACAGGGTGGTGCAGGCTGGGTAACCCCAGCTGTGTGACGGATCAGACTGGAGCAATTGATGGAACAACAGTGACCATCGATGCAGGTGTCCCAAAAGTTTTCAATGTGACCATGAGTGAGctgaggacagagagcagcGGCTGGTATTGGTGCACCAATGGAGACTTTCAGGTCCCAGTGAAAGTAATTGTTGATGAGTCAACCTCAACTACTGCAACAGCATCTACAATGATCCCCAGGACAGCAA GTTCACTTCCAGCCACTATCCAGCATTCCTCCCTGCTTACCAGTGCAGAGCCACATACAGCTCAGGCCACAACCTCCACCGTAAATGGCTCAGGTGAAGAGACTCTGCAAGATGAACACAGGAG TTCCACTCTAATGACGATTCTCATCCACACCTTCATCGTACTACTGTTGCTTGTTCCTGCTGCCGTACTGGGATGGTATATGATAAGACGTG GTAAGACCAAACCTGAGGGCTCTGACATGACTGTGGTGAGATATAGCAAT GACTCTCAAACTGGGGGTGATCCTGATGTTTACTACTCAACCATTGGTCATAATCAACATGTGGCAGCCCAGAAGAAG CAGCACCAGACACCTGAGGACACTGTGATATACAGTACCACTGTCATGAGGGATAGTGTGCAACAAATG ACTGAACCAGCAGATGGTAGTGTGATATACAGCAACCTACAGTAG